In Saimiri boliviensis isolate mSaiBol1 chromosome 13, mSaiBol1.pri, whole genome shotgun sequence, the genomic window TCCTCCCTGAGCCAATCCCTCCACAGCCTCATCCAGAGGGCAGGGCAGTTCTTCCATCTGAATGAAGCCCCAAGGAAACACTCCTGTTGGGGACAGGAGGTGTCCCAGAGGAACAAGGACACGGTCCCACAGGCCGTGGAAGGGTTACCATGGCACACGCAAACCTGGTGCAAAGGGAGTGTCGGAGGCCCTGGTCGCCCTTCTGGAGGTCAGGCCTCTCCTAGGGAAGGGGTGTCCGGGGACGGAGGTTAGAGGGCAGGGCTGGAGCCCCCTTCCCCGACCCTGGAAAGGGCAATTACTGGGGCCGACTGTGGGGCTGTGAGCGTCAGCGTCAGGCGTCAAACCTCTGTCCCATCCCTGGGAAGAGGATGTGGGCAGAGCTGGATGCCCAGGGCCTCCTGCAGGGACCTGCGCATTCCGGGTTCCAGGGGGGCCGCGCTCCCTGCTTCTCCCTGGCTGGAGGCGGGAACGGTCAGAGGGGGAACGAATTCATCTACAACAGGCGTGGAATTTCTGGGacttactaaatttatttttagctaggcatagaaaattaaaaatccacGGAAAGGGGAAGGGCAAGAGGTCACAGGCCACTGGCTGCCAGGTGGGGCCCCGCCGAGTTCTGGGTCTGCTCATGCACGAGGGCCGAGAACACGGCCTGCAGGACCCGCTCCCCCGCGCCAGACGCCCCGCGCGCCTCCGGGTTCCCGACGCTGGTGTGGAGGGGTCTCCGTGCGGGCGCCGACGTCAGGGCCCTTCCCGGGCCCACAGCGCGTCCGCAGAGTCGGCGGCCAGGCCCGCGCTGTCGGGGCCCTGCGAGCTGTCCTCGGTGGCCGTGGCCGAGCGCGTGCTGTCCTCGCGCAGGGCCGGCTCGGGGCTGGCCGCGCGCTGCTGCTGCTCCTTGAGCTCGGAGTAGGAGCGCGAGAAGGTGTGGAAGATGGAGGTGACCGGGAAGGCCATGAGCAGGATGCCGCTGAGGATGCTGCTGAGCGCCACCACCTGGCCGGGCAGGCTGCGCGGGACCATGTCGCCGTAGCCCACGGTGGTCATGGAGATCACGGCCCACCAGTAGCTGGCGGGCACGCTGGAGAAGTCGCGGCGCGCGCCCAGCTCGCGCTCGGCCAGGTGCACCAGCGGCGCGAAGAGCGCCATGGCCACGCAGaggaacagcagcagcagcccgaACTCGCGCGCGCAGCGGCGCACGGTCAGGCCCAGCGAGCGCAGCCCCAGCGAGTGGCGCGCCAGGCGCATCACGTAGAGCACGCGCAGCGCGCGCAGCAGCCGCAGCACCAGCCCCGCGCGCTCCAGGAGCTTGCTCCCGCCCGGGCCCGCCGCCAGCCCCAGCAGCAGCGACACGTAGAACGGCAGCAGCGCCAGCATGTCGATGACGTTGAGCGGCGCGCGCAGGAAGGCGCACTTGCTCTCGGCCTGCAGGGAGCGCAGCAGGAACTCGAAGGAGAACCAGGCCACGCACACGGTCTCCAGCACGAACAGGCTGCGGCACTTGGGGGAGCACTCGCCCTGCGGGGAGAGGGGACGCGGGGCTGGGGTCAGGGCCGGGGCCCGCGCCCCTCCTTCCGCAGGACGGCAGGCGTCCCCCGGGCCACCCTTCCTCCTCCATCCTTCCCG contains:
- the KCNG2 gene encoding voltage-gated potassium channel regulatory subunit KCNG2, with amino-acid sequence MAPLPGHAEPPGGGAVGGGARARHVIINVGGCRVRLAWAALARCPLARLERLRACRGHDELLRVCDDYDVSRDEFFFDRSPCAFRAIVALLRAGKLRLLRGPCALAFRDELAYWGIDEARLERCCLRRLRRREEEAAEARAEPAGRGAQGSPARALGSPGRLQRGRRRLRDVVDDPHSGLAGKLFACVSVSFVAVTAVGLCLSTMPDIRAEEERGECSPKCRSLFVLETVCVAWFSFEFLLRSLQAESKCAFLRAPLNVIDMLALLPFYVSLLLGLAAGPGGSKLLERAGLVLRLLRALRVLYVMRLARHSLGLRSLGLTVRRCAREFGLLLLFLCVAMALFAPLVHLAERELGARRDFSSVPASYWWAVISMTTVGYGDMVPRSLPGQVVALSSILSGILLMAFPVTSIFHTFSRSYSELKEQQQRAASPEPALREDSTRSATATEDSSQGPDSAGLAADSADALWAREGP